A section of the Solea solea chromosome 17, fSolSol10.1, whole genome shotgun sequence genome encodes:
- the LOC131443994 gene encoding trace amine-associated receptor 4-like: MDSSDIVAEQLLFNESANAPDITAVTISYLLCIFGGSLSVLIMFGNLLVIISIIYFKQLHTPTNFLMLSLAVADLLVGLLVVPFSIIIVMSSYWRFHYVLCKVRGSLDGILCNSSIWNLCFISVDRYYAVCQPLRYRIKINVRVIGIMILVSWTIAILNGIIFTLKAPDKGQKNVRCALFQPKAQSTVVVAVFIAFGFPAIIMSSIYLKILTVAQKQARSIQSMAKSTAAVSKVERKATKTLAIVMGIFILSWTPFFLCMSFYPLSNSTIPVHVMQSFKWLGWSNSMFNPFIYAFFYSWFRSAFKMIITGKIFTDDFSNSKLS, from the coding sequence ATGGATTCTTCTGATATTGTTGCAGAGCAGcttctttttaatgaatcagCAAATGCACCTGACATAACTGCAGTGACTATTTCATATCTATTATGTATTTTTGGTGGCTCTTTGTCAGTTCTCATAATGTTTGGAAACCTACTTGTAATAATCTCCATTATTTACTTCAAACAGCTCCACACTCCCACTAACTTCCTGatgctctctctggctgtggctgacCTGCTAGTTGGACTTTTAGTTGTGCCTTTCAGCATCATAATTGTGATGAGCTCATATTGGCGTTTTCATTATGTACTCTGTAAAGTACGAGGAAGTTTGGATGGGATATTGTGCAATTCTTCCATTTGGAACTTGTGCTTCATTTCTGTTGACAGATATTATGCAGTGTGTCAGCCTCTGAGatacagaattaaaataaatgtccgtGTTATTGGGATCATGATTCTGGTGTCCTGGACTATTGCCATTCTAAATGGAATTATTTTCACATTGAAGGCCCCGGACAAAGGTCAAAAAAACGTCAGATGTGCTTTATTTCAACCGAAAGCACAGAGTACAGTAGTTGTGGcagtttttattgcttttggCTTCCCAGCTATCATCATGTCTTCAATCTACCTAAAGATTTTGACGGTGGCACAGAAACAGGCACGCAGCATCCAGAGCATGGCAAAATCTACTGCAGCTGTCAGTAAAGTGGAGAGAAAGGCGACTAAAACTCTGGCTATTGTGATGGGGATTTTTATCCTGAGTTGGACGCCTTTCTTTCTCTGTATGAGCTTCTATCCTTTGAGCAATTCTACTATACCAGTTCATGTAATGCAGTCATTTAAGTGGCTTGGATGGTCAAATTCAATGTTCAATCCATTTATTTATGCTTTCTTTTACAGCTGGTTTCGATCTGCTTTTAAGATGATCATTACAGGGAAAATATTTACAGATGATTTTTCTAATTCTAAACTCTCTTGA